The Chryseolinea soli genome contains a region encoding:
- a CDS encoding M15 family metallopeptidase, which produces MAPLDCRSHAEWFHEEPVEDNVVIPYRRGFSAPSADLAEEAIDTLEAWKTWSSVQNYTFGKDRGAMAMITDLNALHPYFRDKIKKLIIDCRAKGIELAVVESYRTHAKQNEYKTMGKKYTNSGAGRSKHQYGLAIDVVPIVDSVAVWDNVALWRKVGVTGEKLGLRWGGRWRKPYDPGHFEWTGGLTSKHLTAGILPSVSENEYPCLEEDLLTLRKYWKEWEVTQSAMTRR; this is translated from the coding sequence TTGGCCCCTTTGGATTGCCGCAGCCACGCCGAATGGTTCCACGAGGAACCTGTTGAGGATAACGTAGTTATACCCTACCGCAGGGGCTTTTCCGCCCCTTCTGCCGACCTGGCCGAAGAGGCCATCGACACCCTGGAGGCCTGGAAAACCTGGAGCAGCGTTCAGAACTACACGTTTGGCAAAGACCGCGGCGCCATGGCCATGATCACCGACCTCAACGCCCTGCATCCGTACTTCCGTGATAAAATTAAAAAGCTCATCATCGACTGCCGCGCCAAAGGCATCGAACTGGCCGTTGTTGAATCCTATCGCACCCATGCCAAGCAAAACGAATACAAGACCATGGGCAAGAAATACACGAACTCCGGCGCCGGCCGCTCCAAGCACCAATATGGTCTGGCGATCGACGTCGTGCCGATCGTTGACTCCGTTGCCGTGTGGGACAATGTCGCCCTCTGGCGCAAAGTGGGCGTGACCGGTGAAAAACTTGGTTTGCGTTGGGGTGGACGCTGGCGCAAGCCCTACGACCCCGGCCACTTTGAATGGACCGGCGGCCTCACGTCCAAACACCTCACCGCCGGCATACTGCCCTCCGTTTCCGAAAACGAATATCCTTGTCTCGAGGAAGACCTCCTGACGCTCCGGAAGTATTGGAAGGAATGGGAAGTTACCCAAAGCGCCATGACCCGCCGGTGA